Genomic segment of Paenibacillus sp. FSL R5-0623:
GAACTCTCACATTACGCTGAGTCCGCAACCCATATGCGATTCCTTCCGCAGCATTGCGGAATACCAGACCCCAGGAGCGCCTTTTCATTATCGAGTCAACCCGGCCTGGGCCAATACCGCTTCTTGTTTGCCCATCATTTCAGCCTCACTTGCTTCATCCTGATGGTCGTATCCGAGCAGGTGCAAGAAACCATGGACAAACAGAAAACCAAGTTCACGTTCAAATGAGTGTCCATACTCTTCACTTTGCAGGATGGTCCGTGGTACGGAAATGATGATGTCTCCAAGAACATCCGGCATTTCTTCCATTTCTTCATCTTCGTCCAGCTCATAGATAATATCGAGCTCTTCATCCACCGTTTCGTTCATCGCAAAAGACAGTACATCCGTAGGACGATCAATACCGCGATAATCACGGTTCAACTCATGGATCTGCTCATCGTTTACAAAAGTCAGAGCCACTTCCCCGTCTGCAACACCTTCCGCTTCTCCGGCGAGATTCAGCAACTGTTCCAGCATTGCAATCATCGGTTCTGTAATTTCTTTATCCTGTTGTTCATTATTCCATGCCAGATTAAGACTCATTCTTTCATAACTCCTGTCTGCTCATATTATTAAATCAACCTGCTTCGGGTGAGGTCGGCTTTGGTTTCTTGATCTCCTCCGGATATTCTATCCTGGAGTGGAAGATACCCATCACCGTTTCCTTCAATGTTCTGGCGACGATATCCAGTTCACGCATCGTAAGGTCACAATCATTGAATTGATGATCGTCCAATCGTCCTTTAATAATCTTCTCAATCATGGACTCCACTTGCTCCACTGTCGGTTTGCGCAAAGATCTCACAGCAGCCTCCACACTATCGGCAATGCCAACAATAGCCGATTCTTTGGACTGAGCCTTCGGCCCAGGGTAACGGAAATCTTCTTCCGTGAAATCAGGCTCAACGCCTGCTTCTTCCGCCTGGCGCAGTGCTTTGTGATAGAAATAGTGGAGAAATGTCGTGCCGTGATGCTGTTCCGCAATATCCCGAATAGGTCTGGGCAGCTTGTAATCCTTCTGCATTTCCACCCCATCGCGCGCATGGGCAACGATAATGGATTTGCTCAGTTTCGGATCAATTGAATCATGCGGATTCTCCATATTGTTCTGATTCTCAATAAAATAGATGGGCCGCTTCGTCTTGCCAATATCATGATAATACGAACCCACTCGGCAGAGCAATCCGTTAGCTCCTATGGCTTCTGCTGCTGCTTCAGACAGATTGCCTACCATAACACTGTGATGATAGGTACCCGGTGTCTCCGTCAGCAACTTGCGTAGAAGCGGATGGTTCGGATTGGACAGTTCTACCAGTTTGAGCGCTGACAAAATGCCAAATGAAGTTTCAAAAAATGGCATCAGCCCAATGACCAGTATGGCAGTCAGCACGCCACCAGCAAATGCAAACCCAACGCCATACAGTGTAGTGGTTCGATTCCAATCGCCCGAGTCAATCAAAGCCAAGGTAAAGACGGCTATGGACCCGAACAAGCAGACCATAATGGCCCCTTTCAGGATCGTTGATCGCTGGCTAGCCTTATGTGTTGCGAAGATCGCAACAAATGAAACCAATACAGCGAAGAACCCTAATTCGAAGTCAAAAAGTTGACCCTGATGCGTATTCAAAATAATGCTGGACAACATACCGATCAATATCGAACATACAAAGGCAAGCGACGTATCCAGCAAGAGAGCAATTAACATCGCGCCTACCGCAACAGGTGCAAGGAAGCCCACATAAGACCTCTCATTGGTTTGGATAATCGCTGTCACATGCATAACCACAATCGTAATAATAAAAATGAGAACAAGCATCAACAGCTGTGCATTATTATATTTGAAATGCGTTCCGCTGCCTTGCTGAATATACATCAGAATTGCTGCTGACAACAGGCAGGAAAACATAAGAAGACCAAGCTGTGGCCAGTAGTTCACTTCATTTTTCAGCAAATCATTCTCATCCAGCAAAGTATACATCTCCGGGGTGATCATCTCACCCTTGGCAACTAATGTGTCCCCTTGCTTGATAAAGACAGTTTGCGTGTTCTCACGCGCCTGAACTTTCGCTTCCTTGGTTCCCTCTTCATCGTAGAAGCGGTTAGCGGTCACCACAAGGCGAGCAAGCTCTTGCACGACCTCACGTTGCGTACGCTTACCAAGAGAGCTGACACTCACCATCTCAGCTACTTTGGCACGGGCAGTGGTTGCATCGCTGATCTGATCCGTCATTAACCTCGCAACAATATCCCTCGCAACCGGTTTCATCTCCTGGATATCATCCGATGTCAGACGTGAGATTTTGATGTAGGTTTCTTCGGGAATACGGTAGCTTTGCTCCTGTACCACATTTCTGATCTCTTCCAAAAGAGTCTCGGAGTATGTACCAGCTTTCCGATTATTATTGATATAGTTGGTCACAAAGTCCTTCTGGCGCTGCGGAATTTCATCTCGATAGATATCGATCTTGTCCTGACTTGAAATCTGATCATCCTGATTTAATCGATCTACACGGTCAAGCAGGGTAGTCATCAAATTTTCGTTGCGCAACTGGACAATCTGAAATATCGGCTGTACCCGTTCGGCAGCTTCTTCCTGTGCTTTGAGTGTGGCCTTGTTATTCGGAATCTGCATGGGAGCAGCAATATCCACTTCACTCCGTGTCCCTTCCTGAATATCATACCGCTCAGGGAGCAGCTTGGAAGCCAGACTTACGTAGAAAAGAATCACCAGAAACAAAAACAGAAGATAGCGTGCCCACACGCTATACTTCCATCCTGTAGCCTTATTCTGAAAAGATTTGCCTTTTGACGGTTCCTTCGAGGTCACTTTAGACAATCCCTTTCTATGCTTGATTTTCTGCGGCGTGGTTGTAAGCCACGATAATTTTCTGGACGAGAGAATGCCGCACAACATCTTGCTCGGCAAAATAGACAAATCCAATCTCGTTAACTTCATTCAAGATCGTATTTGCTTCCACAAGCCCGGATTTCTTACCACGCGGTAAATCAATCTGTGTAACGTCTCCAGTGATGACCATTTTGGAGCCAAAACCAAGACGGGTCAGAAACATCTTCATCTGTTCAGGCGTTGTGTTCTGTGCTTCATCGAGAATGATGAAGGAGTCATCCAGCGTACGCCCCCGCATGTAGGCGAGTGGCGCGATTTCGATTAATCCCCGCTCCAGTGCCTTCGCGGTCTGTTCCTGCCCCATAACGTCATATAAGGCATCGTACAGCGGTCTCAGATAAGGGTCTACCTTCTCCTGAAGATCACCTGGCAAAAACCCAAGACTCTCTCCTGCTTCAACAGCAGGCCGTGTGAGTACAATGCGTTTGACGCTGCCTTCTTTAATTGCGGCAACAGCCAGTACAACAGCAAGGTAGGTTTTGCCCGTACCGGCAGGACCAATGCCAAATACAATATCACGTTTTTTAATTGTAGTTACATAGTGCTTCTGTCCAATGGTTTTAACACGGATTGGTTTACCTCGGTATGTCGTCGTAATCTCGCCTTTGAACAGGTCCAATAGTTGGTCTGCCCGCATATCCTTGGCAAGTTCAATCGCATACTTCACATCTCTCTCGGTTAACACATATCCATTGCGTATCAATTGCAGTAACACATCAAATAATTGTTCAAGCGATTCCACCTGCTGTGCGTTGCCAAAAATCACAATCTCCGCTTCACGGGATGCAATCTGGGCAGGAATCTCGGATTCAATCAGTTTGAGAAAAGTATCTTGGGGTCCAAAAAGGGATTGGCCCTCTCCCGCACTCTGGAGGGAGATTTGTATGCTGCGTGTTTGCTCTGACAAATATCCTCATTCTCCTTG
This window contains:
- the ybeY gene encoding rRNA maturation RNase YbeY; translated protein: MSLNLAWNNEQQDKEITEPMIAMLEQLLNLAGEAEGVADGEVALTFVNDEQIHELNRDYRGIDRPTDVLSFAMNETVDEELDIIYELDEDEEMEEMPDVLGDIIISVPRTILQSEEYGHSFERELGFLFVHGFLHLLGYDHQDEASEAEMMGKQEAVLAQAGLTR
- a CDS encoding HDIG domain-containing metalloprotein: MTSKEPSKGKSFQNKATGWKYSVWARYLLFLFLVILFYVSLASKLLPERYDIQEGTRSEVDIAAPMQIPNNKATLKAQEEAAERVQPIFQIVQLRNENLMTTLLDRVDRLNQDDQISSQDKIDIYRDEIPQRQKDFVTNYINNNRKAGTYSETLLEEIRNVVQEQSYRIPEETYIKISRLTSDDIQEMKPVARDIVARLMTDQISDATTARAKVAEMVSVSSLGKRTQREVVQELARLVVTANRFYDEEGTKEAKVQARENTQTVFIKQGDTLVAKGEMITPEMYTLLDENDLLKNEVNYWPQLGLLMFSCLLSAAILMYIQQGSGTHFKYNNAQLLMLVLIFIITIVVMHVTAIIQTNERSYVGFLAPVAVGAMLIALLLDTSLAFVCSILIGMLSSIILNTHQGQLFDFELGFFAVLVSFVAIFATHKASQRSTILKGAIMVCLFGSIAVFTLALIDSGDWNRTTTLYGVGFAFAGGVLTAILVIGLMPFFETSFGILSALKLVELSNPNHPLLRKLLTETPGTYHHSVMVGNLSEAAAEAIGANGLLCRVGSYYHDIGKTKRPIYFIENQNNMENPHDSIDPKLSKSIIVAHARDGVEMQKDYKLPRPIRDIAEQHHGTTFLHYFYHKALRQAEEAGVEPDFTEEDFRYPGPKAQSKESAIVGIADSVEAAVRSLRKPTVEQVESMIEKIIKGRLDDHQFNDCDLTMRELDIVARTLKETVMGIFHSRIEYPEEIKKPKPTSPEAG
- a CDS encoding PhoH family protein, which encodes MSEQTRSIQISLQSAGEGQSLFGPQDTFLKLIESEIPAQIASREAEIVIFGNAQQVESLEQLFDVLLQLIRNGYVLTERDVKYAIELAKDMRADQLLDLFKGEITTTYRGKPIRVKTIGQKHYVTTIKKRDIVFGIGPAGTGKTYLAVVLAVAAIKEGSVKRIVLTRPAVEAGESLGFLPGDLQEKVDPYLRPLYDALYDVMGQEQTAKALERGLIEIAPLAYMRGRTLDDSFIILDEAQNTTPEQMKMFLTRLGFGSKMVITGDVTQIDLPRGKKSGLVEANTILNEVNEIGFVYFAEQDVVRHSLVQKIIVAYNHAAENQA